The genomic stretch CTCTTTGCTGAGACGAAATATCCTCGTTTTTTAAACAGTGCTTGTACTCTTTTCACCCTCCTCAGTGCCACCTCATGTAGGACCCCTTCAGCAATTACGAAGTCTTTCCTGAGTTTCTTCCTCTCCTTAATATCGATCCCGAACTTCTTTAAAGTTCGTAAAGTGTCGAACTCAGGGCTGCACcaatgcagaaataaattcagatggcaTGTGGTATACACATTCAATTCAATAAAATGTCAGCACGAAGAAAATGCAATACCTTGCATCATCCGGGTAGATAGATCCATCACTCAATTCAAACTCACTAATTGTGGCACGAGCGAAGAAACCAGAGATGTCATGGTAGAATGATTTATCCACATCATCAGACACATCAGACTCTAGTTCTGGATCAAAGTCGGGATCTTTTGGATCTTCGTAATCATCTTCTTCAGACAAGGACTCCTGCTCAGAATCATCATAATAATCATCTTCTTTTTCAGACAAGACATCATCTAGTTTTTCTTCATCTTCAGTGTAGTAATCATCTGAATATTTTCagagaacaaaaaaaatcaattagTATATAGTAGAAATCAAAATTATTGGAAGAGGTAAGACATACCCAAATCAAAGGGTCTAGGTGTCAAATCAGTATTAATCAAAATTATTGGAAGAGGTAAGACATACCAAAATCAAAGGGTCTAGGTGTCAAATCAGTATTTTTCTTGGAAGGCTTCTTCTTTATCAGCTTCCTAGGCACTGAAGTCCCTCCCCCCTTTGATATCAATCGTGGAGGTGTTTGAAACTCCGCTGGATCATAATCTATCAGGGTGAATGTACGATGTTCTGCATGTTTGCTCATGTGCTTATCTGATTCCTATAAGAGAATACAATATGTTAGCTCAATTCATCATCAGATTTTGGATTATAATGCATTAACATGCTCAAAACTTACACTGCGCAAAGAGAATTGTTCTTTACACATATCACACTTGAGGTCATGTTGATCTCTCATAGACGAAAATGTTCCCTCATGTGCGGTGATTTCATGATGATCAAAGATTTCGGCGACATCCCTCAATAGGATGCCACACTCattacaaaagaaagataacaGAATGTCCTGCATAGTCAAACCAACCGCAAAATATTTTCAGTTGCTTGAAAAGCAAGGTAACTTAAATCCATACCTTATTTTCAGTTGCTTGAAAAGCAAGGTAAAATATTACAACTTAAATCCATACCTTTTCTCCATCCCCTTTATCCTCCCCACCCGATGGCCCTGCCATCCCAAGCTGCCTCAAAGGACTGCACAAAATTAACACTGTAATAAATAAACAGAATAAAGGACTGCACAAAATTAACGCTGTAATAAATAAACAGAATACCAGGTTTAAAAGGGAAAAAACTTATACAAATTACACTAAGATCTAATTTCAGTTATCAGTATCAGCTTCTTAAAAGTTACTTAGAAAAGGAATCCATCTTTGAGTGGGGAAGCA from Panicum virgatum strain AP13 unplaced genomic scaffold, P.virgatum_v5 scaffold_3800, whole genome shotgun sequence encodes the following:
- the LOC120694163 gene encoding uncharacterized protein LOC120694163, with translation MAGPSGGEDKGDGEKDILLSFFCNECGILLRDVAEIFDHHEITAHEGTFSSMRDQHDLKCDMCKEQFSLRSESDKHMSKHAEHRTFTLIDYDPAEFQTPPRLISKGGGTSVPRKLIKKKPSKKNTDLTPRPFDFDDYYTEDEEKLDDVLSEKEDDYYDDSEQESLSEEDDYEDPKDPDFDPELESDVSDDVDKSFYHDISGFFARATISEFELSDGSIYPDDASPEFDTLRTLKKFGIDIKERKKLRKDFVIAEGVLHEVALRRVKRVQALFKKRGYFVSAKRRTEGKEAYVFNEALGQLCRASFGGSRCGEAKGRRMKVILDVIANIL